A region of the Meles meles chromosome 18, mMelMel3.1 paternal haplotype, whole genome shotgun sequence genome:
gaaaaaaaaattagtgacaaGGTCTTCCTAACCCACTCTATACAGTAGAAATAGCATCAATTTTTGCTGAAAAGTGGTAGCACGAGGCACACAAAAGCGAGCCCTAGCATCGGAAGTCCGAGACAGGGAAAGGGAGCCGTCCCACCGGTCAGCCCCTGAGCCCCCCTTCCTGGGCCGGCCCTCCAGCCTCAGCCAGCTGCCCGGTGGGCCTTCATGCTGCCTTCTCATCCTGGCACCGGcatccttcccaccctccctcgcCTTCTCCCaacttctttctgcttctcctggTCACCTGTCCCTTTGTCCTGGCAACTTGAAGCAATATGGAAATAAGAAATACGAAGATACCAAGAGAGCTGGTGCCCCTTTTCCCCCAAGGGGGGCTCACTCATGTTCAACTGCCCCCAGTGGAAATCCCAGTGCCCTTGACAGCCCTTGTGTGGACAAGGCGACTCCtccagcaggaaggaaggaggcatgTGGTAGGGGGTAACCGCGAGGTCCTGGAACTAGACCCCAGCCCATACCACCTCTTAACTACTGTGACCTTGAGGAGGCTCCTACCCTCCCGTGTGCCTTACCTGCCTGGTACATGACACGGGACTCTGGATTGTTGTGAAGACGAAATGAGTTCGTTGACACTGACCTCCTAGAAAGGAGCGTGGCTCACAGGGAGTGCTTGGTAGGTGGAGGTGGTTTGCCGTGATTCTGGCTGCTGTCCCCGGTCTCAGCACCCACTCCCCGCCTTCCATTCACAACATCCTTGGGAGCCGCCCGAGGAAACACTGGTGAGAGCGTCTCTCTTCCAGATCTTGGCTTGCTCCGTGGCTCAGACCATTGACGGAATgaggattttcttccttctgaggCTACTACTGTTTGACTTGTTATTAATGGGCATGTTTTTATTGCCGTTTTACCTGCCGCACATTGTCCTCTCAGATTAAAATAATGATACATTTGGTTAATAATACCTCGCACTGGGAGAGTTGCTTTCATCCCCGCAGCTCAAAGCCCTCTACAAACATGACCTCATTCGTCCTCCCTGTGCTCCCAGGACGGGACACTCCCGTGTTAACTGGCCTGAGAAAGGGAAGCCCTACCCTCATTCCTCTCCAACCAGATTCTCAGAAGCCAAACTATTGACAGAGCATTTCCACCTCTCACAGCCACGGATCAGAGACAGAGGTCTGTTGCTCTCCCTCTTGCTGCCCAGAGTGACCTTACACCCACAGAGCCAGAGTCCCTCCGGCTTGGGGGCTCGGTCCCCCTTGCCTTGCCCAGGAGCCCACAGCTGTGATACTGGTACCTGCAAACAGTAAACATTAAAGAACCTTTCAGAATAAACTGCCTTGAtagctgggtgggggaggggtaggaaaAAAGGATTGGCAATTTTGGTGTTTTCAGGACGCTTCTCTTCCTGGAGAAGTTCTTAATTCAGACCCAAGGGCTCCTGCGGGCTGAAAGGCCTCTGCCCAGGTAAATCCTTCTACTCATGGTCGTGGCATGCTTGCCAGTATGTACTTGTGAAAACTGGAGCCCCGCAATGACAGTACTTCCTTGTTCTAGGGCTGCTTGTGGCCTGAGCTCCCTGGCAGTACATGCTGCCGTCTGCTTACTTTTGTTTTCACCTTGCAATTACTGGAAGGGAAGGGCTGCAAGCCGTACTTGACTCTCCAGCCACACTCTAGGGCTCAGCCGGCGTGCACTTCATTATGGCAGAAGCAGCAGTCAAAACGCGGACTCCTTCCCCTTCAGAATAAacacacagggacacctgggtggctcagtgggttaaacgtctgccttcagctaaggtcatgatcctggggtcctgggatggagccctgcaccagtctctttgctcagcggggagcctgcttctccctctgcctctgcctgccgctccccctacttacatgcgccctctctctctctttctctctgccaaatgaataaataaaatcttttaaaaaataaacaaacaagcaagcaaacaaacaaaaagactaacaAAACGCAACAAGTTCATTATAATGCCCAAGGCTGTTTTTCATCAGTACATAATCATAGGGTGTAATTTTTcccttatttatatatatattttttatgtggTCAAGTTTTCTTAGAGACTTACATTCGCTTTAGGCAAAGTCAAAACAGAACCAGGGCTTGCTTTCTTCTAACCTTCTATTCTGCAGACCCTTAACTAATTTCAACATACCACGGGACTGATATTTCAGATGCAAAAACTTATCAAGTTTTTCAGAAACAAATTCTAACAGTGAATCCCTAGCAATATTTACCTTCCAaacctctctgtcccttcctcagtCCGCCTAAACTCCTAGTTCTTTCCCCACATCTACAGTTCCCAGACACAGCCCTGAAggtcaaatcctttttttttttttttaagattttatttttaagtaatctctacacccaaggtggggcttaaactcacaacctcaacatcaagagtcacacgcttttcctactgagccagacaggcgccCCTGAAGGTCACATCCTTATCCAGAATATGGAGGCTCTGCACACATAAACAAATCTTGTTTTTAAACGACTGGGGTTGAGAGTCACTGCTGGTatagaaagactttttttttttttttagattttatttatttatttgagagaaagagagcaagggttgggaggggcacagggagaagcagactcccccctgagcagggagctggacaaggggctccatcccaagaccccgggatcaccggagccgaaggcagatgcttaaccaactgggccacccaggcgcccctagaaacaCTACTTGTAGAAAGATGGTAGAAATGAAAACTTCAGCGAGGTCCGGcgatttcagaaaaggaaaagttccGGGCTTGGCATATTAACGACTGAGAAAGTCACTAATTTTTCCTCCTTGCAACTACACTTCGCCCATGCTAACATCGGTTTACATCTTCAGAGAGCAAAGTTTTTGGTCCAATAACCAGGAAGAGAGTGTTCGGCCTTTGGGGAGGATAGTGATTGAAAGGAGGCAGAAAGCGGGTACCTTGTATTTCAAtaacaggagaagaaaaaaaaaaagtagagctgcttgaaagtttttaaaaaaataaacagttttgAGACTCGAGCAGCTGCAAAGCCTCtgtctgttttctattttgatCATTCTGCTTCTCGAGATGACCACATCTTTCAGAGGAAATGAGTCAAAGCCACTCTGTCTTGCTTTTCCAGCTGAGCATGTTCAGTTTCAATGAAGTAATGAATGAACTTGGCCGCACCACCCCCAAGCCTACAACAGCAAACACAGGGCCCTCGGCCAATCAGCAGACACTCCAGGTTTTCAAGTTGAGTTCAAACGGGCTCCCGGAAAGCCAATCAGCGCGCGCGGCTCCGCCCCAAACTCCCGGCCGCGGCCAACCAGGAGCCGGGACGAGCCAAAACACAGCAGCCGACCAATGCCGGGCAGCCCCACGGCGCCGACCTCCGCCAATGGGCGCGGCCGGGCGAAAAGAGAAACAGTGCGGGCCGCAGGCCGCAGGATTCGAATCGAACGTCCGCACCGGAGCCGGGCGCAGGCCGAGCGGCGCGGGCCAATCAGCGGCGGCGGCTCGCGGCCCCCGAACGTTGGAcaccggccccgccccgcgccgttGTTTGTGGTGTCGGCGGCCGCGGGAGCCGGACCGGGACACTCgccgggcgggcggcgggcggcagGCGGCGAGGGTCCGGAGGccgcgggcgggcggcggcgaGCGCGAGCCGAGGGCGGCCGGCCTCCCGCGGCCGCCGAAGCCATGTCGGTGAACATGGACGAGCTGCGGCACCAGGTCATGATCAACCAGTTCGTGCTGGCCGCGGGCTGCGCTGCCGACCAGGCGAAGCAGCTGCTGCAGGCGGCCCACTGGCAGTTCGAGGTGCGCGCGGGCCGAGGCCCGGGGGTCGGGGCAGCCGGGGGAGCCGGGcgggggcggccggccgcgcgCCGCGGGGTCGGGGAGGTCTGTGTGTGTCGCCGCCCGACCGGGCGGTCGGCGGCCGCGCGGTGTGGCGTGGGGCGCGGGCCCGGGGGCGGCGCGGCGGGGGGGCCCTGCCGGCGACACCCCCCCCTCCACCACCGGCACGCGGCCCGGGGACGCCCCCTGACGCGCCGCGGGCCGGGCCGGCCGAGGGGACACGGCGGAGGAGCCCGTGCtggcggggccgggccggccggGCGCTGGTGGGAGGGGGGCTTCCCGCCGCGGCCCGGTTAACCGCCGCCCTGCCGCTGTGCTTGTCCGCAGACCGCCCTGAGCACGTTCTTCCAAGAAACCAACATTCCCaacagccaccaccaccaccagatgGTAAGTGGGTCCGGGcgccggcgggcgggcggggagcGGGGGCGTCCTCCGCGGCCCGCAGCGCACGGGGGGCGAGGGCGCGGGCCGGGGGCCGCTGTCAGCCGCCGGCGGTGACAGCCATGTTGCCGGGGAGCGCCGCGCCGCGATGTAAACAAAGAGCCAAAATGTCTTCCAGGAAAGAGCGGCTCCCGGGGCCGGCTGGCGCGCCCAACTTGGCGGCCCGGCCCGGGGGCTGCCGGACCCTCGAGCGCGGGCCTGTGCCGGGCGCGCTCCCCGGGACCGGCGGGCGGGGCGGCCGGGCAGTGGCCGGGGGCcgcgggtggggagggggctcggATGAAAACCACCGTCTGGGGGGCCTGGGAGCCCTGAGTGAGGGGCCCCGGGGCGCTGGGGGCGCTGGGGGCTCTGTTGACGGGGAGCCCCCATCAAACAACCCAGCTCTGCAGGGAACAGGAAAGGGACAAATCCACCCTGGCTCCGGGAGCTAAGCTCTACCCTGAGAGCCCTGCTCCCTCTTTCCTGTTGTTGGAAAAGGGACAGGCCCCGAGTGTGGAGGAGGGTCGGATTTTGACGAGATAAGGACAAGAATTTGCATTTAATCTCAGTGTGTGAAGACACAAAGTACAGGAAACGGAACGGTTCGCGTCTGGGtgtgctttcttctcttttccaggCTGGCCCCCTCAGCTGGAGCCTTTGCCCTCCTGGCCAGTGGGGTGTCCTGCTTTCCAGGGGCACCCGGACCTGGCTTTCACTTCAGAGGCTTGAatgccttcccctcccttccccacccctccccgctaGTTACCTATTAGctctgctgggggaggagggactggGCTCCACCGTGGGGATTGTAAAACATTATTCCCCAGGAGATCTGTTGTGGCTTTCCGATTGCATTTTTGGCATTTTTAACACTTGGTGTCCTTACccctggctcccttctcagtgctGCTGCCTTTCCTGGAGAAGCTGCACGAGGTTCCCGTGCTGTGTCTTGTCCTTGGTGCCCTGTTTTCATCTAGTTGCAAAGGACGAGTAGCAGGGTCTATCTTGACCTTTTAAACAGCTCTTCACTTGGAATGGCTGATGCTGTAtataaatcaaaagagaaaaacatactGGAATACAGTGGGAGAACTGTGGGAGCTGCAGGGATGTGGCGGCTAAGGCCAGGTTCCTCGTAAACCAAGAGGGGTCATCTCTAGGAGACCCTCCCCTGCACTGGAACATGGGGAGAGCTCTGGCCCCCACCGTGCAGCAGAGCCTAGGAGCACCCCGGTTCCCAGCTCTCTAAAGAGCCTTGAGGTTCCGTGCACCAGCTTGTAGCCATTCGAAAAAGCCCAGGGGCCTCCAGCACAGCCATTCTGTGATGCTGTGAAAAGGGAGGCTGACCCAGGAGAACTGGGACTAGTGGCCCCTTTAGACCTCGTTATACCTTCTCTGCAAGTCCCAAGGggttataatcttttttttttttttttaatttatgtaagtaatctctgtaccccacgtggggctcgaactcaggacccccccaacatcaagagttgcatgctttccAGCTGGATCAGCCAGGCGCCCAGGGATTATAATCTTTTAAAGCTTTCCTCAAGGCAGGTTTTGTAACATTATAATCGGTGTATCCATCAATACACTACCCATTGCTTACTTCATCAGCACAGTGGAGAATCCcattcctgccctcaaggagtctgtaattttttgagagaataaatcaaaggaaaaaagtttaaaaagaacaagagaacagTAGTGGCAAGATAGCAACACCAGAAGTGACCCCAGGGCATGAGTAACTAGTAAATGACTGTCCGGTAAATTACTGTACAGTCACAGTTGGAGGCATCTtcccaggtggggtgggggggcctccGGGTTgaactggggggggggtgctgagaAGAGGAGCGAGGCCCTGGCTGGGAAGCAGGGTACAGTGGACATGGTGTGCTAATTTAGGGCTGGCAAACTCCCGTCTGTAGTTGTTAGAAGCGAGGAGCTGGAGGAGTTTTGCAAGCATCTGGCCCAAACGCCAGCTTTTCAGCAAAGTAGAGTGCCCCTcggagaggttaaggaacttgcccgACAGGGCTGGGTGGACACGGGATGCCCCTGGTCCAGGAGAGGCAGGCCATTCTCTGCTGTCGGGTGGTGGTTGAGACGGGCTTTACTGGCGTGGCCAACTGGGGAAGTCACGATGCTGTGATGCAATTGGCCTCTGCCCGCACCCCCCATTCATTGTTTCCTGCTGCCGAGAAGTcagcccagggctggggggcggggagtggtggagggaggagggaagtggTCTGGGTGGGGCCAGGCCTGCTGGGACTCCGGGCAGCCCCTGAGGAAGACAATGGTTGCAGCTCCCCAGCTGCTGAGAGGGCACTGGCCCAGTTAACAGGACAGATTCGCCTCCCTCCCCATTTCTGGCTGGGATTTCACTGCAGAGCTGTGAAAAGCTCCCTCTGCGAGGTGAAGAGCCCTAGAATCTTGCTCCCCTAGCCCcgtgcctgggggaggggctggtgttGCTAAAATTAGGAGAAATTCAAAGAAGGACTCCTGTGGCTtcctgggaaagagagaagctgcTGTGAGGTCAGAACAGGCTTTGTGCAGGCCTTGCTCTCTGCTGCCTCTTCCCCCTGGTTGGATGAGAGAGTTCTGGGTGGCACCCCCTGGCCCCACCCACCGAGctgctgggggtagggggcggGCTGCCATCCCCCATATTCTCAGAGAGCCCCACCCCACTGTGCCCTCCTCCAGGCCTTGCTCCTCGCAGCTGGGGTCCCTGATCAGAAAGGGTGGGAGTTTGGAGGAGTTTCGCAGAAAACAGATGTTGGGGTGCTTGTAAGTACCTACCCCCAGGAGGAGGGCTGAGGGGACAGAAGAGGCCGAGACTCTGCCAGCACCCCACCAACACGTGGGGGAGATGTGGGGACACAGAAAACCCCAATCCCTGCTTTTTGTCCTTGGGGAGCCCAGGCGTGAAGTACAGATGAGTCAGAGTTGGCTAGAGATCAGAGAGCTGGGGCCCGCAGTTCTCGGGGGCCCTCACCACCCTGGGAGTCCGAGCCCAGGAATCCCCTCTTTGCAGCCTGTAGTCTCAGACAGTGTGTTTTGGTCCGTTGACTTGagctccaggcctcagtttcctcatctgtgcccGGGCATTGAGATACTGAAGACAGAGCCTCCAGGGCCTCTGGCTGGAGCCAAGTGAGCCCAGATGCCGAGAAGGTGCAGGTCCTCCTACGTCGGCAGAGGAGGGAGACCCTTGGGTCTGGCTGCCTTCCTTTGACCGAGGACCTCGGAACGGCCGAGGGCGGATTGCTGAGGGAGCCAGCTGGTTTCTTACCCAGGCCGAGGCGCTAAGCGCCGGTGTCCTGGGCTGCTCTCTCGTGTCCTCACTTGAATCCGACACCCTGCCTTCTGGTCGGACTTAACCCTTTGCTGCGGACACTCCTCTGGGCATCCCCACCCGGCATGCAGGAAAcactctttggtttaaaaaaaaaaaaaaattgtcggGGTTTGTCCTTACTTTTTGTTTGTATTGGCTCGGGCTGAGAAGGGTGCTTCTCTCCTGTTGAAGCTGCCCAGGGACCCACAAATGGGAATGGAGGCGTGGCCGGCCTGGGTGAGCCCCCCGCAGGCCCTGTGGGTCCACGGGGCACGATGGCTCAAAGTTGGGGGCTGCGTGCCGGGCCCCTTTGCGACACCTGTGTTCTCTCCCAGCAGATGTGCACCCCCAGCAACACGCCTGCCACACCGCCCAACTTCCCTGACGCACTGGCCATGTTCTCCAAGCTTCGTGCCTCCGAGGGCTTGCAGAATAGCAACAGCCCCATGACGGCCGTGGCCTGCTCCCCCCCTGCGAGCTTCAGCCCCTTCTGGGCCTCGTCCCCACCCAGCCACCAGGCCGCCTGGATCCCGCCCTCCTCCCCCACGGCCCACAGCTTCCACCACCTGCACCACCCGCAGCCCACGTGGCCCCCCGGAGCACAGCAGGGGGGCTCCCAGCAGAAAGCCGTGGCTGCTGTGGATGGCCAGAGATGAGACTGGATGCCGCCGGGCgctgggctggagctggggcgtgggggggggagcagtcCAGGGTCGTGGGGACAcaggagggctggggtggggggggcggggtggggggtttcCTGAAGAGCGCACTGGAGGATTTTATAGAagaattttttggggggggaggggggagtaaaCTTCCTGAGCCACTTGGGTCCTTCAGGAGTTTCTCTTCAGAcaagtttttttcctctttttaatatataactataatatatatgactatataaatATAACTAATGTTATGTGAAATGAGGCTGGCTGACTGCGGTGTTGGGGTCAGCAGGGAAGCCCGGAGTGTCTCCTTGGGccagcaccccccccacccctcgccccagGGCAGGTGCTTGCAAGCCAGGTGGGGTGACCTGCAGCCCCAAGGGGTCCGCTggctgcctcccggagctcaCCCCTTCGGGAATCAAGAGGACCACCGTGGATCCGCTCCGAGGAGTCCCACGGCAGGGGCCCCCAGAAGCGCCTGGCGGCCAGAGGTGCAGAGGCCCCTGGCCATCATAAGTGCTCCCCGCCTGGACTTCGTGGCTGGCTCCTCAGTGACCCCACAGCTCTGTGTGTCTCCCGGTGTCACCTGTCGCCAGCCGGATGTATGGGGCTTGTGCCGAACTAAAGAGCTGGCTTGGGTCAGGGGCTGAGGCTCTGCCTAGCGGGGGTCTTGCCTCTCCCACTGTGTGTCTCACCTGAGGGGATGGCAGAGTGGAGAGCTTAACTTTGGATTTTCTTCCCAAATCAATCATCTCACCAGGgcgaaattttaatttaaaaacttaaaagagacTTTTCTAACTTCCCTGGTTTGCGGTTCCTTTATTTCCTGGGTAGGAACAGGGGTCTCCATGGGAAGAGGGGGGCGGAGCTTCAGTGGGGCGTGGCTGGTCCCGGTATTGGGTATtctgacggggggggggggggggggcgtgttgATAGGACCAGCTGGGTCCCGCTGACtatgggagggagaggagggcctGGGTCTGACCGgcttctgaccctctccctttcttggCCCTTGGGGTGTGGCCTGCCCTAGGCTGGCACTTTGCCCTGGAGCCTTTGTCTTGTCTGCAGTGGGGAAGCTGCTCCTCCGAGGCCCCCCAGGCATCTTCCCACTGGGCCCCTCCCTTCTGTCCCTATCCTCAGTCCCTGGGGATAGTGTGGCCCTTGACTGCGTGTTGAGTGGTCATCTCCCAGAGGTCGACCAAGGCTGTCCAGGATCCACAGAGACCGGGTGGGTCCCAAAGGAACTGGCTTCCTTGCCCTTCCCACCTTCCCCGCAGCCTCCAGCCACTGGATCAGAGACGGTTGGCAATTCCTGTCCCAATGGGGCCTTTGCTCAAATGATCCTCAACTGGGTGGTGggtgctacctttttttttttttttttaagctttttatttggcagagaggctgcgagagagagagagagacacagagagacagagagagagaggagaaacaagcagggggagtgggagggaaaagcaggcttcccacccagcagggagcctgatgtggggctccatcccaggaccctgggatcatgacccaagctgaaagcagatgtttaaggattgagccacccaggtgtcccaggagagATGCTACCTTGTACCTCCCTGTGCCCTGAGACCCCTAAAACTTacgtgtgtgcttgtgtgtgtgtgcgctgtGGGAAGGgggcttttctctccctcctcagcAGCCAGAGCCCTGTGATGGACCCTGCTGTAGACTGGGGCTGGAGGGGCTGGAGGTTCATAGCCAGAGGGGGAGTGACACCTGAGAGGAGCCCTAGGGAGCACGCCCCCTGCAGTGGCCCCTGTGCAGCCGGACAGAACCTGCCGGCAGAGCCCTCTGCCCCCTGCATGGGATGGTTTCCTCTGAGGCCGGGTTAGTCCTTCCAGTTTTGTTTCCTGGTTGGAAACCCCTGGGCCGCCTCCCGGCCTCACCCCTAAGCCAGCCCACCTGTGCTTTCCAGCTGCGAGGGGAAGTCCCTGGAGGGCCCGTGGGCGGCCACGCTGGGACCACAGCCTGGGGACGGTGGGCGGCCTGGCCCAGGTGCGAGGATGGGGGCTGGCCTGCGAGGCTTGGGGAATGTCCTCCACTCCCTGTCCTTGTCTTGGCGCGGGGAAGGCCTGGGCGCCGAGGCCTGGGCTGTcctgctgctcctccctgccAAGCTGGTGAGTTTGGATTCTAGGCCAGGGACACTGAGCCAGGAACCTGCTGACATCTCCCAGGCTGGGTGAGAAACAGGAGcccgagcaggagcagaggggctAGAGCTGGCCCTCCTGCTCGGGGAGAGAAGGGCGCCTGGCCTGAGACCTTCCTACCGGGCCCCCAGGGTTCAAGCTGTTCCCCTCTTCTTACCCAGCCAGGGCATTAGATCATTGTGAGAAGATGGAGGGGATCTTGGCCCATGGggaaagcggggggggggggggggggggggagagaacaCCGCCCCCGCCCATAGGGAacacctgccccacccccatgacACCCTCCTTTGCCCACACGGGACTGGGGAGAAACCCTCTTCTGGGCAGTTTCCTGCCACACTTTCCTTTCGTGTGCGATTTgtcaccccatcccctcccaccTTAAAGCGAGCCTCTTGTGTGAGACATCCCTTCCCTATGTTGGGGTGACgaggagtggggctgggggcctcccctGAGAACAAACCTGAAGACAGAAAAGCTGCTTTTGTGACTTCAGAGGCCTCCGGGGGAGGGCGGTTCTCCCTCGTCCCTGGGGCCCCAAGGGGGTCTGGGGGCTCATCCCATACCCGCTGAACTCAGCCGCCACCCCTCGCTCCTCTGTCCCCTCAAACCGGCCAAGACCTTTAGCGCAAAGGACCCTAGATAGCAGTGAACCCTCTTGCCTCTTGGAGGTCAGTGGAACCCAGCAGGCTGGGGCAGTACAAAGGCTAGGCCTCCCGGCTGCTGGGCACCATGGCAGTCCCCTGGCTAAGCCCCTCCCGACACACTTCTGCTCACACTTTTCACTCTttctggggaggggggatggggagcagggaACCGGCCTAGGCCAGGCAGTCCCTCTTTGCCTCGGCAGCAGCCACTCAAGGGTAAGCTGTAGAGGACAGCAACCAGAAACCTTCCCAGGTGGCCggggccctgctccccgtgggATGTGCCAGAAACACCCCAGTGGGCCAGGCCACCCTGTAGGCCAGCAGCCTCGGGGTCCCGCGGAGGTCAGGAGAGAGCCCGCGGGGGTGAGAGCGGCTCCTACCATGGCCTACCAGCCCTGGGCTCTGGCCTCCACAGCTGCTTTTGAAGCCCCACACCCTTGGAGGGTTGCTTCAcccattttggggggtggggggttgtggtcTCATTCTCACGCTGCGAGTCCAACCCATTCTCCAACTGGAGGCCGGCCACCcggaccgggggtggggggggggtggtctggCGGGGCCCGGCCTGCAGGGTCCCCCACCCTTTCACTCCGTCTTCCCGAGCCAAGACCACAGAAGCCTCGCTGCCCCAGGCTTCTTCCTAAGCATTTATTAACACCTGTGCTCACTGAGCAGTGGTGGACCGCGGTCCCCGGGTGGGCTCCTCAGGCCCCTCCCCGGGGGGCAGGTCCATGTGCATCTCCAGCCCGCTGGGGCTGGGCGGGTGGGCCGCGCCAGGCTGGGCGAGGCGCCCCTCGGACGACAGGGGTCTGTCTTTCCGTGGACGAGGAGCAGCTGTGAGACATGTGAGATGTGGGGGCTGAGATGGCTTCCATGCCCCACACCCCCCCGCAGCCCACCTTGCCCGAAGTGCCGGCAGCACGGGGGAGGGCAGAGTGCTGGAGAGGGGGCCTGCAGGGCTGCGGTGGGCCTTGCAAGCCCGCACAGGAGCTCCTGAGCAGAGTTCCTTGCTAATCTCCGGGAGTTAAAAATCATCAAGGCCTCCGTGGGTGGCCGAGAGCCTGGCTCTTAGGTAAAGTTTCCTCTAGTGATCCAGGGGCTGTTGAGGCGCTGGCCACACCAGCAGGTGCAAGAATTGCTCCTAAGActgtcctctcccctctcctgctcccctaaCATTTTAGGTGTCCTGAGGGTATATAGTGGAGTGCCAGGGAGGGGGGGCTAAGTGCCCTAAGAACACAGTCACAGCCCTGCACTCTGTCCCCCACTGAATCGTCTGTCCCCGCCTGCTCTGCTTTGTGGCCAGCATAGGTTCCGGAGGCAGACAACTTAGGTCTGAATTCCACTCCTGCtgcttcctagctgtgtgaccttgggcgagcaCCTTAACGTCTCTGTGCCTTTGTTTTCTTAGCCGTAAATGAGGCTCTCAGTGGTCCCTGCCTCTTCATGTTGGTGTGGGGATTAAAACTGTACGTGTCAAGCCCCTCACAGTGCCTGGCTGGAGAGAGTAAGTAAAGGCGAGGTGCCCTGACTAGCACCATCACTCCTCTCTGTTTCCGCTTCCTCTGGGCACTCACTGAGTGCTGGGACTGGAATGGGTGGTAAAGGGCAGCAAGGCTGGGCGTTTAACAGGGCTGGGGGAAAGGGGGCAGCCCTCAGACCTCCTGCAGGCATCCGCAAAGTGTGCAAATGGAACTTTTTACAGGAAGAAGAGCAGCCCCTTTCGTTAGATCCCCTTTCTTGGGTGCCCTGACCCTGAGCAGCACCAATCCAGGGCCCCCCTTTAcaggcagatgaggaaacaggtctggatgcaggggtggggagactTGCTCGGAGTCACTTGAAGGTGATCCGGCCTCGTGGTGATTCAGGCCAGTGTCCCTCTCTGGCCCCCAGGGATGGCTGGACCCTGGGGGACCCTTAGCCCCCAGACGTTTAGGCAGGAGTTAGCCCCTTGGGGGACAACAGGGACTCAAGGGACCGTCCAGGCCTGGGGGTGAGGAGAAGCTCCCCCCCAGATGAGGTCGGACTGCGCCACCAGCTGCCGCACAGAGCCGACCACTAGCTCCAGGAGAGTGAGcacctgtgggggggggggggcttgggcCTGGAGCCAGAGCCCTGGGCTA
Encoded here:
- the UBALD2 gene encoding UBA-like domain-containing protein 2 isoform X1; this translates as MSVNMDELRHQVMINQFVLAAGCAADQAKQLLQAAHWQFETALSTFFQETNIPNSHHHHQMQMCTPSNTPATPPNFPDALAMFSKLRASEGLQNSNSPMTAVACSPPASFSPFWASSPPSHQAAWIPPSSPTAHSFHHLHHPQPTWPPGAQQGGSQQKAVAAVDGQR
- the UBALD2 gene encoding UBA-like domain-containing protein 2 isoform X2, which gives rise to MSVNMDELRHQVMINQFVLAAGCAADQAKQLLQAAHWQFETALSTFFQETNIPNSHHHHQMMCTPSNTPATPPNFPDALAMFSKLRASEGLQNSNSPMTAVACSPPASFSPFWASSPPSHQAAWIPPSSPTAHSFHHLHHPQPTWPPGAQQGGSQQKAVAAVDGQR